In the Halichoerus grypus chromosome 4, mHalGry1.hap1.1, whole genome shotgun sequence genome, one interval contains:
- the ARL5A gene encoding ADP-ribosylation factor-like protein 5A translates to MGILFTRIWRLFNHQEHKVIIVGLDNAGKTTILYQFSMNEVVHTSPTIGSNVEEIVINNTRFLMWDIGGQESLRSSWNTYYTNTEFVIVVVDSTDRERISVTREELYKMLAHEDLRKAGLLIFANKQDVKECMTAAEISQFLKLTSIKDHQWHIQACCALTGEGLCQGLEWMMSRLKIR, encoded by the exons agcaCAAAGTTATCATTGTTGGGCTGGATAATGCAGGGAAAACTACCATCCTTTACCAATT ttctATGAATGAAGTTGTACATACATCACCTACAATAGGAAGTAATGTAGAAGAAATCGTGATTAATAATACACGTTTTCTAATGTGGGATATTGGTGGCCAAGAATCTCTTCGTTCTTCTTGGAACACTTACTATACTAACACAGAG ttTGTAATAGTTGTTGTGGACAGTACAGACAGAGAAAGGATTTCTGTAACTAGAGAAGAACTCTATAAAATGTTAGCCCATGAG GACCTACGGAAAGCTGGATTGCTGATTTTTGCTAATAAACAAGATGTTAAAGAATGCATGACTGCAGCAGAAATCTCCCAGTTTTTGAAACTAACTTCTATTAAAGATCACCAGTGGCATATCCAGGCATGCTGTGCTCTTACTGGCGAGGG atTATGCCAAGGACTTGAATGGATGATGTCACGACTTAAGATTAGATGA